One Papaver somniferum cultivar HN1 chromosome 10, ASM357369v1, whole genome shotgun sequence genomic window carries:
- the LOC113317682 gene encoding uncharacterized protein LOC113317682: MSEKVCKVARRCQRLFHKNYNFIEESVCASSDGFVPGLAGNSESTNSDSSNDDLGFENESSESGGPPSPFPNLNAARVPLGREAMRGNDFSNTVFIDDSSPNDDNISAARNDFLPPGCKETTRGNGEKFIQSTFPIGSSFNLHVLSDHGLLGSGSTSPKLASD, translated from the exons ATGTCGGAGAAGGTATGCAAAGTTGCTCGCCGTTGTCAACGTTTGTTTCACAAAAATTACAATTTCATAGAAGAAAGTGTATGTGCTTCGAGTGATGGATTTGTTCCTGGCCTCGCTGGAAATAGCGAAAGCACGAATTCTGATTCTAGTAATGATGATCTTGGATTTGAAAACGAAAGTTCTGAGTCAGGTGGTCCTCCTAGCCCTTTCCCCAACTTGAATGCAGCTCGTGTCCCTTTAGGGAGAGAAGCCATGAGAGGAAATGACTTTTCTAACACCGTTTTTATTGACGATAGCTCACCTAATGATGACAATATATCAGCTGCCCGTAATGATTTTTTGCCACCAG GTTGCAAAGAAACTACTCGCGGTAACGGAGAAAAGTTTATTCAATCAACCTTTCCAATTGGATCTTCGTTCAATTTACATGTACTTTCTGACCACGGTCTGCTGGGTAGTGGGTCAACTAGCCCAAAATTGGCTAGTGACTAG